A section of the Vespa velutina chromosome 6, iVesVel2.1, whole genome shotgun sequence genome encodes:
- the LOC124949748 gene encoding uncharacterized protein LOC124949748 isoform X1: MRCTMVTLVAAISVLALVNSHPVPQERGFRSEALDRLLMVEADKEAALRSKRTIGILRQLFPDISQDVNPEAENRVNEVGSESQNNEVRVQFADEQSANEAVPNLTPLEDVESSDDENRNKRFLNFGLGASAGGSGAGSGNFLFDIIRQAADGAARAAGTVYRVVAGTQSLGLGLSASRDVAAAAPAAAAAAPVASSTPGAPSMADASSTAAPESAAGTQPPLVAGSGSQSNSSGDASAGRTDGTQEAVPGPITRLFVIANRGISNLLQDLILRLAATSERIVNFKARLITSII, encoded by the exons ATGAGGTGTACAATGGTGACTCTGGTGGCTGCGATCAGCGTTCTCGCATTGGTCAACTCACATCCTGTGCCACAAGAAAGAGGGTTTCGATCTGAG gCTCTCGATCGATTGTTAATGGTCGAAGCGGACAAGGAAGCTGCACTGAGGAGTAAAAGGACAATCGGTATCCTTCGTCAACTGTTTCCAGACATCTCTCAG GACGTGAATCCTGAAGCAGAGAATAGAGTTAACGAGGTTGGGTCTGAATCACAGAACAACGAAGTAAGGGTGCAATTTGCCGACGAACAATCAGCGAATGAGGCGGTACCAAATTTGACACCACTGGAGGACGTCGAAAGTAGTGACGACGAGAACAGAAATAAAAGGTTCTTGAACTTTGGCTTAGGGGCAAGTGCAGGTGGCAGCGGAGCAGGCTCAGGCAACTTCCTTTTTGATATAATCAGA CAAGCAGCCGACGGGGCGGCAAGAGCGGCGGGCACGGTTTACCGCGTTGTCGCCGGCACGCAGAGCCTAGGGCTCGGTCTTAGCGCCTCGCGAGACGTCGCTGCCGCCGCccctgctgctgctgctgctgctcctGTTGCTTCCTCCACCCCTGGCGCACCCTCGATGGCCGATGCATCCTCAACAGCCGCCCCTGAGTCAGCAGCCGGCACTCAACCACCG CTGGTAGCAGGAAGCGGTAGTCAAAGTAATTCATCGGGCGATGCTTCCGCCGGAAGGACAGATGGTACGCAAGAAGCTGTACCTGGACCTATCACCAGGCTCTTCGTTATTGCCAATCGAGGAATATCGAATCTTCTTCAAGATCTCATACTC CGCTTAGCTGCCACAAGCGAACGTATCGTCAACTTCAAGGCACGATTAATTACCTCGATTATTTAG
- the LOC124949748 gene encoding uncharacterized protein LOC124949748 isoform X2: MRCTMVTLVAAISVLALVNSHPVPQERGFRSEDVNPEAENRVNEVGSESQNNEVRVQFADEQSANEAVPNLTPLEDVESSDDENRNKRFLNFGLGASAGGSGAGSGNFLFDIIRQAADGAARAAGTVYRVVAGTQSLGLGLSASRDVAAAAPAAAAAAPVASSTPGAPSMADASSTAAPESAAGTQPPLVAGSGSQSNSSGDASAGRTDGTQEAVPGPITRLFVIANRGISNLLQDLILRLAATSERIVNFKARLITSII; the protein is encoded by the exons ATGAGGTGTACAATGGTGACTCTGGTGGCTGCGATCAGCGTTCTCGCATTGGTCAACTCACATCCTGTGCCACAAGAAAGAGGGTTTCGATCTGAG GACGTGAATCCTGAAGCAGAGAATAGAGTTAACGAGGTTGGGTCTGAATCACAGAACAACGAAGTAAGGGTGCAATTTGCCGACGAACAATCAGCGAATGAGGCGGTACCAAATTTGACACCACTGGAGGACGTCGAAAGTAGTGACGACGAGAACAGAAATAAAAGGTTCTTGAACTTTGGCTTAGGGGCAAGTGCAGGTGGCAGCGGAGCAGGCTCAGGCAACTTCCTTTTTGATATAATCAGA CAAGCAGCCGACGGGGCGGCAAGAGCGGCGGGCACGGTTTACCGCGTTGTCGCCGGCACGCAGAGCCTAGGGCTCGGTCTTAGCGCCTCGCGAGACGTCGCTGCCGCCGCccctgctgctgctgctgctgctcctGTTGCTTCCTCCACCCCTGGCGCACCCTCGATGGCCGATGCATCCTCAACAGCCGCCCCTGAGTCAGCAGCCGGCACTCAACCACCG CTGGTAGCAGGAAGCGGTAGTCAAAGTAATTCATCGGGCGATGCTTCCGCCGGAAGGACAGATGGTACGCAAGAAGCTGTACCTGGACCTATCACCAGGCTCTTCGTTATTGCCAATCGAGGAATATCGAATCTTCTTCAAGATCTCATACTC CGCTTAGCTGCCACAAGCGAACGTATCGTCAACTTCAAGGCACGATTAATTACCTCGATTATTTAG
- the LOC124949747 gene encoding mitochondrial amidoxime reducing component 2 — translation MITDRTRLAYVTAAAVGAGTAVFFIWWWWSRKQKYRAPSKWRKVGELSDLAAYPVKSLGPIRYTSMECTMLGLRVGWLRDRTLMVIDLDGNFVTGRQLPKMVQVSPSITGSVLTLNAPGMMSVSIDLACIKGKGFRAAVWGQAVAACDCGEEAARWLSRFLLQEDAGLRLVYYPLERPSREIREKNRIFPLTESIDTGAYPDATSYSLINESSVTDLNSRLEESVTPSNFRANFVVKGAIALEEDIWDWVKIGDVIFRNIKPCTRCIFTTVDPETGKKSPKVEPLKTLKSYRQIMDPDIRPFTGDCPVMGIHLGLRGPNGFVRLGDSVYVGIPNEEETPVISPP, via the exons ATGATAACAG ATAGAACGAGACTCGCTTATGTTACCGCAGCCGCAGTTGGCGCCGGTACAgcagttttttttatttggtggtggtggagtcGCAAACAAAAGTATCGAGCACCTTCGAAATGGAGAAAGGTCGGTGAACTTAGCGATCTTGCTGCATATCCGGTGAAATCATTGGGCCCAATTAGATACACGTCGATGGAATGTACTATGTTGGGCCTTAGAGTGGGATGGTTACGAGATCGTACATTAATGGTTATCGATCTTGATGGAAACTTTGTCACTGGTAGACAATTACCAAAAATGGTTCAG GTATCACCAAGTATTACGGGTTCAGTTTTAACCTTGAATGCACCAGGCATGATGTCGGTATCAATAGATCTTGCTTGTATCAAAGGAAAAGGTTTTCGTGCTGCGGTATGGGGTCAAGCAGTAGCTGCTTGCGATTGTGGAGAAGAAGCAGCCAGATGGTTGTCACGTTTTCTCCTTCAGGAAGATGCCGGTCTTCGTTTGGTTTATTATCCGTTGGAACGACCATCAAGAGAAATACGAGAGAAGAATAGGATTTTCCCTTTGACCGAGAGCATAGATACC GGTGCTTATCCAGATGCTACGAGCTATAGTCTCATAAATGAGTCCTCGGTAACGGATTTAAATTCTCGATTGGAAGAATCTGTTACACCGTCGAACTTTCGAGCGAATTTTGTCGTTAAAGGAGCAATCGCCTTGGAAGAAGATATTTGGGATTGGGTTAAGATAGGAGACGTAATTTTTAGAAACATTAAACCTTGCACAAGATGTATATTTACCACGGTTGATCCAGAAACTGGTAAAAAAAGTCCGAAAGTCGAACCtttaaaaacattgaaaag CTATAGGCAAATCATGGATCCGGATATTCGTCCGTTTACTGGAGATTGTCCGGTCATGGGAATTCATCTTGGTTTAAGAGGACCAAATGGTTTTGTACGTTTAGGCGATTCAGTTTACGTTGGTATTCCAAACGAGGAAGAAACCCCTGTAATATCGCCACCATAG
- the LOC124949675 gene encoding proton channel OtopLc isoform X5 — MEVEIVPLVENNMANGTSSMEAVNSRVQIIKKKRTSLFIIMSFIYAKLLVVVCIAYVISEVVTHKLPLYYYEGFFTYLYGASILFLLYVFCFLLQESACCARGSDTPPPPPRPPKPPKEQKDKKDKKDKDQKAAKNKKDFQDAADVEAGVATRALRKRKTSQNDHSHGSFFLRIGAIAFGLGTMIYNGLEFGAFFEVPPTSPCYQILQGVNPVLQMIFTFMQMYFIFMNSRLNIHRFKVIARFGLMHVVATNLCVWIRTLVLESLKEITQYHQRLGQEEAGILESIKQHSLRNAGAILGTEPRDMAQLRDTPLHSIVKTTSVASTLIPTTAESLTRAMRTTVKAIPRVATTLSTAASTAFMTSPSATQSTTTTTTTTTTFLPNLTTTAATTLSTLLTTLTTRSTTTERTITPSTTPSTTTPTTTTTTTTTTTTPASILSNAFGDIFDSFQADTKDQVHEVFYVSNTTNTSDYWSQNLGFYAEALTEDGTITNSCGRVNIMGTIVQDAAPYLFPFIIEYSLIGAAVIYVMWKHIGRHPRWPHQAEADLERRLEVMLSRRAVALAHAGHARVDCVGASKGLFFGLLLLVGSLICLILFFVLIHHSELGLLAIYLADVSHCVLMALSIVAIIVGFIRVQSLKFKAEEQSDLNDILLRVSAFGLFVYAVFSVIAGSLAAFTHEPNLLVMVTGLLSVAQVVLQMLFIADVSRRRVHLPEHDRSKPGRQVVTFLLICNVTMWVIYTFEMQKVIANPVQLDFYGFLAWAIVQRVTLPLCIFHRFHSAVTLAEIWKTSYKARLE, encoded by the exons ATGGAGGTCGAAATCGTTCCACTGGTTGAAAACAATATGGCTAATGGTACAAGTTCGATGGAGGCAGTGAACAGTAGAGTGCAGATTATCAAGAAGAAACG AACGTCGCTCTTCATCATCATGAGCTTCATTTATGCGAAGTTACTGGTCGTGGTGTGCATCGCTTATGTTATAAGCGAAGTTGTAACGCACAAATTGCCGCTCTACTATTATGAAGGATTTTTCACGTATCTCTATGGTGCGAGCATACTCTTCCTTCTCTACGTATTCTGCTTCCTACTTCAAGAGAGCGCCTGCTGTGCGCGCGGCAGTGAtacaccgccaccaccaccgagGCCACCTAAACCGCCGAAGGAGCAGAAGGATAAGAAGGACAAGAAGGATAAAGATCAAAAAGCtgcaaaaaataagaaggattTTCAg GATGCTGCAGACGTGGAAGCTGGTGTTGCAACGCGCGCATTGCGAAAACGAAAAACTTCTCAGAACGATCACAGTCACGGAagttttttccttcgaatcgGTGCCATAg CATTTGGTTTGGGTACAATGATCTACAATGGATTGGAATTCGGAGCATTTTTTGAGGTACCACCGACTTCACCGTGTTATCAAATACTTCAGGGTGTCAATCCTGTTCTTCAAATGATCTTCACGTTCATGCAAATGTACTTCATCTTTATGAATTCCAGG TTAAACATTCATCGATTCAAAGTAATTGCACGATTTGGTTTGATGCACGTCGTCGCTACGAATCTTTGCGTTTGGATAAGAACATTGGTACTTGAGAGTCTCAAAGAAATCACCCAGTATCATCAACGATTAGGACAAGAGGAGGCCGGAATTTTAg AGAGTATAAAACAACATTCGTTGAGAAACGCTGGAGCAATCTTAGGTACAGAACCTAGAGACATGGCCCAGTTACGGGACACGCCGTTGCATTCGATTGTTAAAACAACGTCGGTAGCTTCGACCTTGATACCGACAACAGCAGAATCTCTTACCCGAGCGATGAGAACCACGGTCAAAGCAATCCCAAGAGTAGCGACTACTTTATCTACGGCAGCTTCTACGGCCTTCATGACCTCACCATCTGCGACACAGAGTACTACAACTACCACGACCACAACGACAACGTTTTTGCCCAATTTGACGACTACAGCCGCTACTACGTTATCCACTTTGTTGACTACTTTGACTACGAGAAGTACCACCACCGAAAGAACGATTACACCGAGTACAACGCCATCCACTACTACACCGACGACTACgaccactactactacaacaACGACTACACCAGCTTCCATTTTGTCAAATGCTTTCGGTGATATCTTTGATTCATTTCAGGCTGACACCAAAGATCAg GTACACGAAGTATTTTATGTTAGCAATACGACGAACACAAGCGATTACTGGAGCCAGAATCTTGGCTTTTATGCGGAAGCTTTGACGGAGGATGGCACGATAACAAACTCATGTGGTCGCGTCAACATCATGGGTACTATCGTCCAAGATGCAGCACCCTACTTGTTTCCCTTCATTATCGAGTATAGCCTGATTGGTGCCGCTGTGATATACGTCATGTGGAAACACATCGGTAGACACCCGCGTTGGCCTCATCAAGCGGAAGCCGATCTCGAGCGTCGTCTGGAAGTCATGCTTTCGAGAAGGGCAGTAGCCCTGGCACATGCAG GACACGCCAGAGTGGACTGCGTCGGGGCAAGCAAGGGTCTATTCTTTGGTCTGCTGCTACTGGTCGGTTCGTTGATCTGTTTGATACTCTTCTTCGTCCTGATACATCATTCCGAGCTTGGACTTTTGGCGATTTATCTGGCTGACGTTTCCCACTGCGTTTTGATGGCTCTATCGATCGTCGCTATTATCGTCGGTTTCATACGTGTCCAAAGTCTCAAGTTCAAGGCCGAAGAACAGAGCGATTTGAATGACATACTTTTACGTGTCTCGGCTTTTGGACTCTTCGTTTATGCCGTTTTCAGTGTGATCGCTGGTTCCTTGGCGGCATTTACCCACGAACCGAATCTTTTGGTGATGGTTACTGGCCTTCTCTCGGTAGCCCAGGTTGTCCTTCAGATGTTATTCATCGCCGATGTCTCACGTAGGCGGGTACACCTACCCGAACACGATCGCAGCAAGCCAGGACGTCAAGTGGTCACCTTCCTTCTCATTTGCAACGTAACCATGTGGGTCATTTATACCTTCGAGATGCAAAAGGTCATCGCTAATCCCGTACAACTTGACTTTTATGGATTCCTCGCTTGGGCTATCGTTCAGAGAGTTACATTACCTCTCTGCATATTTCACAGGTTCCATAGCGCCGTAACGCTCGCTGAAATCTGGAAGACAAGCTACAAGGCACGTCTCGAGTAA
- the LOC124949675 gene encoding proton channel OtopLc isoform X4 — MDGGGDCKVATVEVEAAAAGDNTATLPVTRPLNPQNSPPNAQDNAEKNNAANKEMELKNVRSTPAKKTSLFIIMSFIYAKLLVVVCIAYVISEVVTHKLPLYYYEGFFTYLYGASILFLLYVFCFLLQESACCARGSDTPPPPPRPPKPPKEQKDKKDKKDKDQKAAKNKKDFQDAADVEAGVATRALRKRKTSQNDHSHGSFFLRIGAIAFGLGTMIYNGLEFGAFFEVPPTSPCYQILQGVNPVLQMIFTFMQMYFIFMNSRLNIHRFKVIARFGLMHVVATNLCVWIRTLVLESLKEITQYHQRLGQEEAGILESIKQHSLRNAGAILGTEPRDMAQLRDTPLHSIVKTTSVASTLIPTTAESLTRAMRTTVKAIPRVATTLSTAASTAFMTSPSATQSTTTTTTTTTTFLPNLTTTAATTLSTLLTTLTTRSTTTERTITPSTTPSTTTPTTTTTTTTTTTTPASILSNAFGDIFDSFQADTKDQVHEVFYVSNTTNTSDYWSQNLGFYAEALTEDGTITNSCGRVNIMGTIVQDAAPYLFPFIIEYSLIGAAVIYVMWKHIGRHPRWPHQAEADLERRLEVMLSRRAVALAHAGHARVDCVGASKGLFFGLLLLVGSLICLILFFVLIHHSELGLLAIYLADVSHCVLMALSIVAIIVGFIRVQSLKFKAEEQSDLNDILLRVSAFGLFVYAVFSVIAGSLAAFTHEPNLLVMVTGLLSVAQVVLQMLFIADVSRRRVHLPEHDRSKPGRQVVTFLLICNVTMWVIYTFEMQKVIANPVQLDFYGFLAWAIVQRVTLPLCIFHRFHSAVTLAEIWKTSYKARLE; from the exons AACGTCGCTCTTCATCATCATGAGCTTCATTTATGCGAAGTTACTGGTCGTGGTGTGCATCGCTTATGTTATAAGCGAAGTTGTAACGCACAAATTGCCGCTCTACTATTATGAAGGATTTTTCACGTATCTCTATGGTGCGAGCATACTCTTCCTTCTCTACGTATTCTGCTTCCTACTTCAAGAGAGCGCCTGCTGTGCGCGCGGCAGTGAtacaccgccaccaccaccgagGCCACCTAAACCGCCGAAGGAGCAGAAGGATAAGAAGGACAAGAAGGATAAAGATCAAAAAGCtgcaaaaaataagaaggattTTCAg GATGCTGCAGACGTGGAAGCTGGTGTTGCAACGCGCGCATTGCGAAAACGAAAAACTTCTCAGAACGATCACAGTCACGGAagttttttccttcgaatcgGTGCCATAg CATTTGGTTTGGGTACAATGATCTACAATGGATTGGAATTCGGAGCATTTTTTGAGGTACCACCGACTTCACCGTGTTATCAAATACTTCAGGGTGTCAATCCTGTTCTTCAAATGATCTTCACGTTCATGCAAATGTACTTCATCTTTATGAATTCCAGG TTAAACATTCATCGATTCAAAGTAATTGCACGATTTGGTTTGATGCACGTCGTCGCTACGAATCTTTGCGTTTGGATAAGAACATTGGTACTTGAGAGTCTCAAAGAAATCACCCAGTATCATCAACGATTAGGACAAGAGGAGGCCGGAATTTTAg AGAGTATAAAACAACATTCGTTGAGAAACGCTGGAGCAATCTTAGGTACAGAACCTAGAGACATGGCCCAGTTACGGGACACGCCGTTGCATTCGATTGTTAAAACAACGTCGGTAGCTTCGACCTTGATACCGACAACAGCAGAATCTCTTACCCGAGCGATGAGAACCACGGTCAAAGCAATCCCAAGAGTAGCGACTACTTTATCTACGGCAGCTTCTACGGCCTTCATGACCTCACCATCTGCGACACAGAGTACTACAACTACCACGACCACAACGACAACGTTTTTGCCCAATTTGACGACTACAGCCGCTACTACGTTATCCACTTTGTTGACTACTTTGACTACGAGAAGTACCACCACCGAAAGAACGATTACACCGAGTACAACGCCATCCACTACTACACCGACGACTACgaccactactactacaacaACGACTACACCAGCTTCCATTTTGTCAAATGCTTTCGGTGATATCTTTGATTCATTTCAGGCTGACACCAAAGATCAg GTACACGAAGTATTTTATGTTAGCAATACGACGAACACAAGCGATTACTGGAGCCAGAATCTTGGCTTTTATGCGGAAGCTTTGACGGAGGATGGCACGATAACAAACTCATGTGGTCGCGTCAACATCATGGGTACTATCGTCCAAGATGCAGCACCCTACTTGTTTCCCTTCATTATCGAGTATAGCCTGATTGGTGCCGCTGTGATATACGTCATGTGGAAACACATCGGTAGACACCCGCGTTGGCCTCATCAAGCGGAAGCCGATCTCGAGCGTCGTCTGGAAGTCATGCTTTCGAGAAGGGCAGTAGCCCTGGCACATGCAG GACACGCCAGAGTGGACTGCGTCGGGGCAAGCAAGGGTCTATTCTTTGGTCTGCTGCTACTGGTCGGTTCGTTGATCTGTTTGATACTCTTCTTCGTCCTGATACATCATTCCGAGCTTGGACTTTTGGCGATTTATCTGGCTGACGTTTCCCACTGCGTTTTGATGGCTCTATCGATCGTCGCTATTATCGTCGGTTTCATACGTGTCCAAAGTCTCAAGTTCAAGGCCGAAGAACAGAGCGATTTGAATGACATACTTTTACGTGTCTCGGCTTTTGGACTCTTCGTTTATGCCGTTTTCAGTGTGATCGCTGGTTCCTTGGCGGCATTTACCCACGAACCGAATCTTTTGGTGATGGTTACTGGCCTTCTCTCGGTAGCCCAGGTTGTCCTTCAGATGTTATTCATCGCCGATGTCTCACGTAGGCGGGTACACCTACCCGAACACGATCGCAGCAAGCCAGGACGTCAAGTGGTCACCTTCCTTCTCATTTGCAACGTAACCATGTGGGTCATTTATACCTTCGAGATGCAAAAGGTCATCGCTAATCCCGTACAACTTGACTTTTATGGATTCCTCGCTTGGGCTATCGTTCAGAGAGTTACATTACCTCTCTGCATATTTCACAGGTTCCATAGCGCCGTAACGCTCGCTGAAATCTGGAAGACAAGCTACAAGGCACGTCTCGAGTAA